GCTGTCCCACTAGGGGCATCCAATTTTTCAGTATGGTGTGTTTCTTCCAATGAGACATTATATTGCAGATAATTATTCATCATGCGGGCAATTAATTTATTAAAATGAAACAACAAATTTACACCAATGCTAAAATTTGAGGCATAAAAAAATGATCCATCGTTTTCTTTACATAATTTATCAATTTCTTTCTTTTTGTCCAGCCATCCTGTAGTGCCTGAAACCACAGGAATATTTTTTTCTATACAAAACTTAATATTGCCGTAAGCAGCGCCTGGTTTGGTGAATTCTATGGCAACATCAATATTTTCTAATGATATATCCTGCAATTCAGCGCTATTATTTGCGTTGATCTTACAGGTTATCCGGTGATCTCTTTTCAGCGCTGTTTGCTCAATGGCTTTTCCCATTTTACCGTAGCCAAGCAATAATATATTCATAAATAAGTTTTCTAAAAAGTTTGTAAAAGTATATAATTATATTAACTTACCCCAAATTTCTATTCCGATGCAAATATACCTAATCTGTAAAAGGGTTTATTAAAAGTAAAGATTGAGTTTCTTAGTTTACTTTGCTTTTTAAAAAGTGGGATGGCAATATTTTATACAATTCGGATTTACTGAGGAATTGCATTTTCCAGTTCCTGTAAAGTGAGCTTACCTTCATGAAAAAAGGTATAATTTTTAGCGTTATTGATTATCAAAGTGGCAGGAATAGAACCTGTCCATTTTTCGTTGATCTGAGGGATCCAGGTATTTTCGTCTGGTTCGTCTAATAAAACCACTTTTGACCTGATCTTGTTTTTTGTTAGGAATTTTTTTAACTTACCTACCTGTTTAGGAAAATCAAGGCTAACTAATAGTACTTTTACTTTCTCATCAGAATGATTTTTCTTGATCTGCTCAAACAAAGGTAATTCTTCAAGGCAAGGCCGGCACCACGTAGCCCAGAAATTGACAACATAAGTGGTATCATTGCGTACTTCGTAGTATGATTTTAATTCGGATAATGAAACTATTTTTACAGTTTGTGCTTTAAGTATAAATGAGAAAGCAATTAAGAATAAGGCTAATATTGTTTTATTCATCATTTTTGTAATTTCATGTAAATGTCATAATTTTGCTACCCAATAACAAAAAAATATTGCCACTAAAGCACAAAAGCACTAAATCCCACGAAAGCAGTTTGCAGTTGGCAGTAGGCAATAAGCAGTAGGCAATAGGCAAATAGGTAGGCAATATTGCCTACTGCCTACTGCCAACTGCCAATTTCTTTAGTGGGATTTTGTGATTTAGTCCCCCCAAAGGCGGGATTGTGGCAAAACAAACTAAATTCCCCCGATTGCATCGGGGCAGGCGATACAATAAATTATATAGCAGGATGAAGAATTATATTCTTAAAATAATAGTTTTTGTTTGCGCTTTTATAATCAGTGTAAAATCTTTTGCAGGAGATGGTTATATCATCAGGATCAAGGTCAGTGGAATTAAAGACACTGTTTGCTTTCTCGCAAATCATTACGGAGGCAAACAATACTATAAGGATACTGCCAGGGTAGATGCAAACGGAGTATTTATTTTCAAAGGAGATAAAGCATTGCCGGGAGGTATCTACTTAGTCATAATTCCGGGTACAAAATATTTTGAATTTTTGGTCACCGAGCAAAATATTTCAATAGAAACAGACACGCTGAATCTCGTTGGAAACTTGAAGGTCAAACGCTCTGAGGAGAATAAATTATTTTACGGATACATCAGGTATATCAATAATAAAAGAAAGGAAATTGGCCCGCTGAGAAAAGCGCTGAGAGCTATAAAGGATAATGAAGATTCAACCGCATTGTTAAAAGAACGAATTGCTAAAATTGACGAAGAAGTTAATAATTACCAGCTAACATTCATTAAAGAGCACTCAACTACTCTATCCGCTAAAATATTTAAAGCATCAATGGAAATAAAAATTCCGGAGACACCGATCCTTAAAAACGGTAGAAAAGATTCGTTGTTTGCTTATAGATACTATAGAGCGCATTTTTTTGATAATGTTGACCTTTCTGATGACAGGTTGTTGAGAACTCCGATCATACACAATAAGATTATAAAATTCATTCAAAAAATGACTCCGCAGATACCTGATTCTATCAATAAAGCGGCTGATTTTGTTGTGGAAAAAACAAGAGCAAACAAAGAAGTATTCAAATATGTAGTCCACTGGATCACGAATACTTATGAAAAATCAAAGATAATGGGTATGGATGCAGTGTTTGTGCATATGGCTGAGAATTATTATATGACTGACGATGTTTACTGGATAGATTCAACCCAGCGATTCAGGATAAGCGAGAGGGTGAAAACGTTAAAACCGCTGTTGATCGGGAAAAAAGCCAAAAATTTAATAATGAAAGATGTTCATGAAAAGCAGGTCTATTCTCTGCATGATTTTTCCGGCCAATATACTATCCGCTTATTATCCGGAGCGGACTGCAAAGAAAACCGGAGCTATACGGTTCTGCCTTTAAAAGCCAGGTTTACGATTCTTTGTTTCTGGGACCCGGATTGCGGGCATTGTAAAAAAACCATACCGAAGCTTGAAGCTGTCTATCAAAAATATAAAAGAGATGATGTTGAAATTTACGGTGTTTGTACTGAAGCTGTTCTTACTAAATGCATTGCTTTTATTGAAAAGTATAATTTGACATGGCTGAATGTAGCTGATCCCTGTTATCAAAATAACTTCCGAGCTGACTATGATATCAGCAGCACGCCTAAAATATTCCTTTTAGATGAAAATAAAAAAATAATAGCTAAACAGCTTGATGTGAAGCAATTGGATGATTTTTTGGCGAGATTGCTGAATAAAAAGATAGAACCCGAACAGGAAGAGGGTAGTGAGTAGTGATGTCTAAGACTATGACAAATGACTAAAAACCTTTCGCTGTTCGCCAATTACAACTTACAGTACAAATAACCCGCGATATAAATATCGCGCTACAGGCAGCACGAAATTTATTTTGTGCTGAAAAGAAATATTTATACAAATTATACTAAAGATAATCAGGATTATAATAAGTTCCTTTCCAATCATCCCAATTTTCTACCAATCCGGCATTAACTGGATTTTCAATAATATAATATATTATCCTTTCTTTCTCATTATCGTCTCTCACAGTGATAAAATAATCGGTTTCTGATAAAAGAAATAAATGTGGTAAGTTTCTATTATATTTGGTTTTCATAATACGATGATTTACTTATCCTTGAATAATGTAATTCTAATGACATGAATTATTAAATTAAAAAATGCAAAATTAATACCACATAACGATCAGCGATATAAATATCGCGCTACAAGTAAAACGATTTTTTTTTGTAGCACGATATTTATTTCGTGGAACAATATAACGACCAGCGATATAAATATCGCGCTAAAGTCAGCACGGAATTTATTTTAGTTCACATTTCTCATTTTCATATTCCACTTCCAAAGTAACATGTTGAATATTGAGATGAGAGACCAGGGATTTCACTTTTTCTTTTATCATGATTATATCCTTTTGGGAAATATTTTCCTTAATCACTACATGGGTGGTGAGCACGTGTTGTTCACCATCAAGCGACCAGGTTTGTGTATGGTGAACTGATTGCACATCATCAATTGTAATAATTTTATTTTCGATTTCACTAATATTAATTTGTTCCGGAGTTCCTTGAAGGAAAACAAATAAAGTTTTTTTCAAATATTTTAAGCCATTGTAGAGTACATATAAGGTAATAAGGATTGACAGAATGGGGTCAAGGATATAAATTTCTTTAAACATCAGCACGATACTCACAATCAATATGGCTGCCCAGCCCAATACATCTTCCAGTAAATGCCATGTTATAACCCGTTCGTTGAGCGTTTTTCCACCTTTTAAGCGCAGTACCGCCAACCCATTCACTATGATCCCTCCAAGGGCAAAGAAAAACATCCCTTCCGCATAAGATGGTTCAGGATTAATAATTCTCGGTATTGCTTTAGAAAGTATATATAAAGAGCCTCCTACCAGGATCAGGCCATTTATTAAAGCTCCAAGTAAAGAAAAACGCCTGTAGCCGAAGGTAAAGTTTTTGCTTGCTTTTTTAGCAGAAAATCTTTCCAGGTACCAGGCAAGACCAAGCGAAAAGCTATCCCCCAGGTCGTGCAAGGCGTCTGACAGGATTGCTATACTATTTGTCCATATCCCTCCGAATATTTCTATAATGGTAAAACAGAGGTTGAGGAAGAAAGCAACTTTAATATTGCCGGTACTGTTTTTGGTCATTGGTTTAATTAATTGTATCGGGATTTTAATGTTTTCTTTTGCCACTAAAGCTCAAAAGCACTAAATCCCACTAAATTATTTAACAAATCGTTTGATTCCCTGCCCTATATTTACAATCATTTTATGAAGTTATGTTCTATATATCGCAATTAACTCTCCTATACCAAAAGTGACGACAAATATCAGCGTAGCCATGGCCATTTGTTTCAAATAAGGATCCAGTTCTACGGGCTGTTTCTTCCAGACAGCAATGCCGTTCATTAATACGAGTGGTATGCTGATAAGAAACAGAAGCTGTGAAGCGCTCTTATAATTGACCATGATGTAGATCAAAGTGCATCCAATACCGCATATCAATAAAAACCAATGATAAATTTTTGCTTTAAAAGCTCCAATTCTCACAGGAATAGATTTTTTACCTGCAATCTTATCTGATTCAATGTCTCTGATGTTATTCACATTTAATACTGCTACGCAAAAAAAACCACAACTGGAGGCTGGTAACATAACTGTAAAGCTGATCTCAGCAATAAAAGCAGCATCAGTAGTAAAACTCTGTAGTTGATGAAGGCAATAGGTACCAAACACACCTACCCAGCCGAAGAAAAACATCACAAAAATATCTCCTAATCCGGCATAGCCGTAAGGGTTTTTTCCTGCTGTGTATTTAATAGCTGCTGCAATGGCTAATATTCCCAATAGAAAAAAGAAAAAAAGGCTGTTTACAGATGGAAGGCGATGAGGAATAAATGCTGTAAAAAGTAGATATGAGCCTGAAATTAAAGTTAATACTGCGAAGACCACAATAGCAATCTTCATAGTATCGGGAGTAATATAGCCCGACTGAACTGCTCTTTGAGGCCCTTTCCTGCTAACGTTATCGGCACCATGCTGCCAGTCACCGTAGTCATTAGCAAGGTTTGATAATATTTGCAACAACGTAGCAGTTAAGGCGCAAAGAATGAAAATCGTTAGATCAAAAGCACGATGAGAGGCAGCTAAAAAGCTGCCCATCCCAATACTTGCTAAGGCAAGGGTTAAGGTTCGTAATCTTATAGCAGAGATCCAGGACTTTAAAGTGTTCATGTGTTCTATATTAACACAATTTTCTTCACTTATTGATCGCGCTCAATATTTCCTCACTCATCGGCTTAACGCCTGACCCGAAAGATTTGACAAGCTCCCCATCTTCATTAATGAGATATTTGGTAAAATTCCACCTGGGTCGCTGGTCATTCCAGCCATTCTGTTCAGGGTCTGAGATCCATTGATAAAGCGGATGCTGATCATCACCTATTACAGAGATCTTTTCAAACATCTGGAAAGTTACTCCGTAATTCTTTTTGCAAAATTGCACAATTTCTTCATTCGTCCCCGGCTCCTGTTTGCCAAAATTATTTGCAGGGAATCCAAGCACGGTTACTTTATCACCATATTTCTGGTGTAATTCCTGCAGCTCAGTATATTGAGGCGTATAGCCGCATTTTGAGGCAACATTTACAAGCAAAACTTTTTTGCCTTTATACATGGAAAAGTCAATTTCTTTTCCATCAATTGCCTTCATCTTAATATCATAGAATGATGTTGTTGATTGCTGCATATTTTTTTCAGGTTTTGATCTTACCTCTTTCATGCCGAAACAGGAAGATAACAGAATGATGATTGAATAAAGGGTTTTCATGATAAATAGTTGGTTATAATTAGTGTCTGTCTATAAAGTCGAATGTTTAATATATTATAGTAAAAACATAGCTTCGTAAGTTGATTAAAAAGTCGGCAGTCCACAATCGGCAGTCCATCCCGAGTACTCGGGAGCAGTCGGCAATTGTTTTTTGCCGACTGGGGACTGTGGACTGCCGACTGCCGACTTAATGTTGAAACTTTGGATTTTCATTATTGTATTCATGTTTTCAAGTGCCCATTGCCCACGTACTCACGTGAACATATTATCTTCTCAGACTAAAAAATTTCCTTTAAATTGATCGTCTTTTCTTTTCCGATTTTTAAAGGAATAGAATCGGTGATATTGTAAATTTTCTTTTTTCTATAAGAACCTTCTAAAGGCTGTGAATAAACTTCTACACGTTTTAATTTAATATCAAAAAGCCAATACTCCGGGATGTTTGCTTTAGCATATATGGAAGCTTTTTTCCGGTCAATATCTAAACTGGATACGGCAATTTCGATTACCAAAAGTGCCTTATCAGGATGTGAAAACCTGTATTTTTTTATTTTACCCTCAACAATTGAAATATCAGGTTCAGGTTCTGATCTATCAAAAGTTAATGGATCTTCCTTACGGATCAGCAAATCCTCAGGGATTAATGCTCGTAACAATTCGTATAATTCAGCTACGATATAAGTGTGTTCTGGTGACTTTGGCATTATTTCTATAATTATTCCATTTAACAATTCGGTTTTTTCTCCAATACTCCCAGCTTCTTCTAACCAGTGATGGTATTGCTCTACCGTTATTGGAAGTACCATTTTTCGGATACTTTCGTTTTCTAAAATTGCAGTTTGCATAATTAATGTAAGCGAGTTGTGAGTTATAAGTTATAAAATCATTTATACGCTGATTTTACATTCTCTCCGGTACCTCAATACCTAACAGCGCCATTGCCCTTTTTATAGTTTGTGCCACAATATACGAAAAAATAATTCTAAAAAAAAGTGTATCGTGATTTTTTTCACTTAAAACAGGAACTTCAACATAAAAACGGTTATACGTTTTTGCCAGGTCATACACATATTGAGCAATAATGGCAGGAGAATACGCTTCTCCGGCTTCTTTAATCCTATCAGGAAATCTGCTTAACAAAATTATAACTTCACGCTCTGTTTGATGCAAAGAATGTTTCTTCCCGAGTACCCGGGACAAAGGCCGCAAAGAAAAAAAATCAAACAACTTTGCGTCTTTGCGAGAAAATTTTTCTTTAGCTTTTCTTAATATCGAAGAAATTCGTGCATAAGTATATTGCACAAAAGGGCCTGTAAATCCCTGGAAATCAATGGATTCTTTTGTATTGAAAAGCATTCTCTTTTTGGGATCAACTTTTAGCAGAAAAAATTTCAACGCCCCCAGAGCAAGCACACGATATAGCTGTTTGGCGTCTGCTTTTGTAAAACCTTCTATTTTGCCCAATTCTTTTGTGTGTTTTTCTGCAATTGCGATCATTTCCGCTACAAGGTCATCGGCATCTACTACGGTTCCTTCCCTGGATTTCATTTTGCCCGCAGGCAGGTCAACCATTCCATAAGAGAGGTGGTAAATACCTTCAGCATACGGCTTGTTTAGCTTTTTCAAAATTTTCTTTAATACATCAAAATGATGATCCTGCTCATTGCCTACCACATAAACAGATCTTTGCATTTTATGATCTTTATACTTCAGGTCGGCTGTTCCAAGGTCTTGCGTGATATAAACAGATGTTCCGTCAGCCCTGAGCAATAATTTATCATCCAGGCCATCACCCGTTAGGTCAACCCATACAGAGCCATCATCTTGCACTAAAAACAGGCCATCTTTCAATCCCTGCTCCACAATTTCTTTACCCAGTAAATACGTATCAGATTCGTAATAAAGTTTGTCAAAATCAACCCCGATTGACTTATAGGTAGCGTCAAATCCCTTATAAACCCAATCATTCATTGTTTTCCATAATTTTCTCACTGTTTTATCTCCCTTTTCCCATTTATGTAACATCTCCCGTGCTTCTACCATTAATGGAGCTTCTTTTTGGGTAGCTTCGTCTCCAACTCCTTTGCTTTTCAACTGCAGAATTTGTTCCTGGTAAGCTTTCTCAAATTTTACGTAATAATCACCCACCAGGCGGTCTCCTTTAATGCCGGTTGATTCCGGCGTTTCGCTGTTTCCGAATTTCTGGTAAGCAAGCATTGACTTACAGATGTGGATGCCTTTATCGTTTATGAGGTTTGTTTTGATCACTTCATAACCATTTGCCTTTAAAATTTCACAGACCGAAAAACCTAAAAAGTTATTTCTCAAATGACCCAGGTGCAATGGTTTGTTGGTATTCGGAGACGAATATTCTACCATTATTTTAGCCCCCCTAACAGCCCCCCTGCCTCCCGCTATGCTGGCCCGATGTCCACTGGACATCGTCCTCCCCAAAGGGGGGACTTCCCCATCCCTTTTCCCACCCTTGTGTGGTTTCAGGTGCCTGCCCCGAATTCCTCGGGGTTTCCACCTGACAGAAATCTTGTTGAATACATTAACCCAAGCTTCATCACTAATGATAATATTTAAAAACCCTTTTACAACGTTGAAATCAGCAACTTCATTAGTATGCTGCTTTATATACTCCCCGATCTTTTTAGCAGTATCTTGTGGTGAACATTTTGTAATTTTAGAAAACGGAAATGTGACAAAGGTGAAGTCGCCTTCAAATTCTTTAGTGGTAGGCTGAAGGCTTATAGCTGCCTCTTTTAAATTAAGATCAAATAACTTTTTAAATGATGTGGCGATTTGTTTTATTAGAATTTTGTTTAAATCCATTGTGTGGAGTATAAATTTAATATCTTTGCACAATATTCGTCAAGACACAAAGAAACACAAAGATAATTAGAAAAATGGAAGATGGATATCAATCCTTGATTTTGAAAAATAAAACTATGGCAAAAAAGAACGTAATCATCATCGGTGCAGCAGGTAGAGATTTTCATAATTTCAATACTTATTTCAGGAATAACCCTGACTACAATGTAGTAGCTTTTACCGCAGCGCAAATTCCTGATATTGAAGATAGGAAATACCCTGCAGCATTAGCAGGTGACCAGTATCCTTCAGGTATACCGATCTATCTGGAAGAAGAATTACCCAAACTGATCAAAAAACATAATGTAGACGACTGTGTCTTCTCTTACAGTGACGTATCTTATAATTATGTAATGGGGATGGGCGCTATTGTAAATGCAGCAGGCGCTAATTTTGTATTATTAGGAACCAGGGATACTATGATCAAAAGTACAAAACCATTGGTTGCTGTGGGAGCGATCAGAACCGGGTGCGGCAAAAGTCAGACTTCACGGAGGCTTGTAGAATTATTGATGGCAAAAGGGCTTAAAGTCGTTGCTATCCGGCACCCTATGCCTTATGGTGATCTGACGAAACAAGGGGTTCAAAGATTTGCAACGGTAGATGACCTGAAAAAACACAATTGCACCATTGAAGAGATGGAAGAATATGAACCACACGTCATTCGGGGTAATGTCATTTATGCAGGCATAGATTATGAAGCGATTATAAGAGAAGCTGAAAAAGAAGCAGATGTTATTTTATGGGATGGTGGCAACAATGATTTTCCATTTTACAAACCCGACCTGACCGTAATTGTTACTGACCCGCACAGGGCCGGACATGAATTAAGCTATTATGCAGGTGAAATCAATTTGAGAAATGCTGATGTGGTGGTTATCAATAAGATGGACAGCGCCTCCATGGAAGATACTCAAATTGTGAGAGATAGCATTGCAAAGGTCAATCCTGATGCCATCGTAGTTGACGCAGCATCACCGATCAGTGTAGATAAACCTGAAATTATTAAAGGCAAGAGAGTGCTGGCAATAGAAGACGGGCCTACTTTAACCCATGGAGAAATGAAGTATGGGGCAGCTATTGTAGCGGCAAGAAAGTTCGGGGCAAAAGAACTCGTTGATCCAAGGCCTTTTGCTGTCGGGAAAATGGCAAAAACTTACGAAATATACCCTAATATCGGCACGCTCTTACCCGCTATGGGTTACGGAGATGAACAGTTGAAAGATCTCCAGGAAACCATCAACAGATCAGATGCTGAGGCAGTAATTATCGGTACGCCTATTGACCTGAGCAGGATCATTAAGATTGATAAGCCGAATACAAGGGTATATTATGATCTGCAGGAGATCGGCAGACCCAATCTTGAGGAAGTTATTGATGAGTTTGTGGAGAAGTATGAACTGAAATTAGAGGAGGTGGCTGGATAAATTTGTAATAAATATTTAAAAACATTTTTCTTATGGGAAAAGTTACAGAAAAAATCAAGCTCACTAGCCTTAAAGATATCCATGCCGTTGAGTTTGGTATCAAAAATAAAAAAGATATACGATCAGTTGTAGTAGAAGGGTTAGCAGACACAGGAGCCACGTTGCTGGTATTACCTGAAGACATTGCTAAAAAAATTGGTTTGAAAAAATACCGTGAAGCTAAGGTAACCTATGCCGATAATCGTCAAGCAAAAAAAGGGGTCGCCCGCGGAATAATGATTGAGATATTAAACAGAACCACAGAAGTTGAATGTGTAATTGAAAAAGAAGGTACAAAAACTTTGATAGGACAAATACCCCTTGAAGCCCTTGATCTTTATGTGGATTGTAAAAAAGGCAGGTTGGTTCCCCGTCCTGAATCACCTGATATGCCTATGATAGATTTGTTTTGAAACTTAAATTTACGTGATTTTGCTATAAATTATTAATTGAGTAAAAAATAAAACTATGGAAAATATCCTAACAGAAACAATGGTTTCAACAGAAGCAATCGCCTTAGAAGAACATTACGGTGCCCACAACTACCGCTCGCTTCCTGTAGTATTGTGCAAAGGTGAAGGAGTATTTGTATGGGACACAGAAGGAAAGCGGTATTACGATTTCCTGTCGGCTTATTCTGCCCTGAACCAGGGACATTGTCATCCAAAAATAATAAGGGCAATGACCGAACAAGCCCAAAAGCTTACTTTAACCTCGCGGGCATTCTACAACGACTGCCTTGGGGAGTATGAAAAGTATGTGACCGAATATTTCGGTTACGATAAAGTATTGCCTATGAATACCGGTGCCGAAGGGGTAGAAACGGCCCTGAAGCTTGCCCGGAAGTGGGGGTATCAGAAAAAAGGCATTGCTGAAAATAAGGCAAAGATCATCGTTTGTGAGAATAACTTTCACGGAAGAACGATAACCATCATCTCTGCTTCCAACGACCCTGACGCCAGGAATGATTTCGGGCCCTTCACACCGGGCATTGTGTCCATTCCTTACAATAACGTTGACGCTTTGGCCAAAGAGCTTGAAGATGCCAACGTTACTGCATTTTTGGTAGAGCCGATCCAGGGTGAAGCAGGCGTACTTGTGCCGGATGAAGGTTACATTTCCAAAACTCATGCTTTATGCAAAGAGAAAAATGTGTTGTTCATTGCCGATGAGGTGCAAACAGGAATAGCAAGAACAGGTAAACGCCTGGCATGTGACCATGAAAATATAAAACCTGATGTGCTGATCCTTGGTAAAGCTATTTCAGGCGGCCTGTACCCGGTATCTGCTGTCCTTGCTGATGATGATATTATGTTGTGTATCAAGCCCAATGAGCATGGTTCTACTTTCGGAGGAAACCCGGTTGCCTGCAAAGTCGCTATTGCAGCGCTTGAGGTTGTGGAAGAAGAGCGCCTGGCTGAAAATGCTGATCATTTGGGGAAGATCATGAGAAATGAGTTGAGTAAAATTGATTCACCAATGATTACCACAGTTAGAGGAAAGGGATTGCTCAATGCAATAGTTATAAAGCCCACTAATGGAAAGGTGGCATGGGATGTTTGCCTTGCCCTGAAAGATAATGGATTGCTTGCCAAGCCAACCCACGATGATATCATTCGTTTTGCCCCACCATTGATAATGACAGAGGAGCAGTTGATGGAATGTGTGGAGATAATCAAAAAGACGATACTTTCTTTTTAGTTTTCTTTTTCATTGATTTTATTAAGAGTAGTCTCATTTTTCTGGAAATCCACGGCATAAATGTTGTGCTACAGCGTACCCAAAGTCACCACCATCACCGCCTTAGCCGTATGCACCCTGTTCTCTGCCTCATCAAAAACTATTGAAGCATCTGATTCAAAAACATCATCAGTTACTTCCATGGCTTCCAGGCCAAATTTCTGATAAATCTCTTCTCCGATTTTTGTTTCGTGATTATGAAATGCGGGTAAGCAATGGAGGAACTTCACACCGGGATTGCCTGTCATCTCCAAAACCTGTTTATTTACCTGGTAGGGTTTCAGTAGTTTTATCCGTTCAGCCCAGGCCTCTGCCGGTTCACCCAATGACAACCAAACGTCTGTATATAGGAAATCACAATCTTTGACCGCTGTCTTTACATCGTCAGTGAGCAAGATCTTAGCGCCTGTTTGTTTAGAAATTTCCCGGGCTTGAACCACCAATTTTTCATCAGGCTGCAGGTTTTGCGGGGCAGCAGCTCTGAAATCCATGCCCATTTTTGCAGCGCCTATCATTAAGGAATTTCCCATATTGTTTCTCGCATCACCCAAAAAACAAAATTTTATCTGGTCAAGTGATTTTTGTGAATGTTCTTTCATAGTCAGCAGATCTGCAAGCACCTGGGTAGGATGGAACTCATCTGTCAGGCCATTCCAAACAGGTACGCCTGCGTATTCTGCCAATACTTCCACTATTTCCTGGCCAAAGCCGCGGTATTCAATACCATCATACATTCTGCCTAATACCCTGGCAGTATCTTTCATGGATTCTTTGTGACCAATCTGGGAGCCGGTAGGCCCGAGATAAGTAACGTGTGCTCCCTGATCGTAAGCAGCTACTTCAAAGGCACACCTGGTACGTGTTGAGCTTTTTTCAAAGATAAGGGCGATGTTTTTTCCTTTTAATCTCTGCTGCTCGTTTCCAGAATGCTTTTCCTTTTTTAATTCAGCAGAAAGGTCTAATAGAAACTTTATCTCTTGAGGGATATAATCCAATAGCTTAACAAAATTTCTCTTCTTTAAATTATTAATCATATTTTATTTTTTCATATTCTGTATATGTTTTCTTATTTTTTCAAGATAAAAAATATGT
This genomic stretch from Cytophagales bacterium harbors:
- a CDS encoding arginine--tRNA ligase; its protein translation is MDLNKILIKQIATSFKKLFDLNLKEAAISLQPTTKEFEGDFTFVTFPFSKITKCSPQDTAKKIGEYIKQHTNEVADFNVVKGFLNIIISDEAWVNVFNKISVRWKPRGIRGRHLKPHKGGKRDGEVPPLGRTMSSGHRASIAGGRGAVRGAKIMVEYSSPNTNKPLHLGHLRNNFLGFSVCEILKANGYEVIKTNLINDKGIHICKSMLAYQKFGNSETPESTGIKGDRLVGDYYVKFEKAYQEQILQLKSKGVGDEATQKEAPLMVEAREMLHKWEKGDKTVRKLWKTMNDWVYKGFDATYKSIGVDFDKLYYESDTYLLGKEIVEQGLKDGLFLVQDDGSVWVDLTGDGLDDKLLLRADGTSVYITQDLGTADLKYKDHKMQRSVYVVGNEQDHHFDVLKKILKKLNKPYAEGIYHLSYGMVDLPAGKMKSREGTVVDADDLVAEMIAIAEKHTKELGKIEGFTKADAKQLYRVLALGALKFFLLKVDPKKRMLFNTKESIDFQGFTGPFVQYTYARISSILRKAKEKFSRKDAKLFDFFSLRPLSRVLGKKHSLHQTEREVIILLSRFPDRIKEAGEAYSPAIIAQYVYDLAKTYNRFYVEVPVLSEKNHDTLFFRIIFSYIVAQTIKRAMALLGIEVPERM
- a CDS encoding GTPase codes for the protein MAKKNVIIIGAAGRDFHNFNTYFRNNPDYNVVAFTAAQIPDIEDRKYPAALAGDQYPSGIPIYLEEELPKLIKKHNVDDCVFSYSDVSYNYVMGMGAIVNAAGANFVLLGTRDTMIKSTKPLVAVGAIRTGCGKSQTSRRLVELLMAKGLKVVAIRHPMPYGDLTKQGVQRFATVDDLKKHNCTIEEMEEYEPHVIRGNVIYAGIDYEAIIREAEKEADVILWDGGNNDFPFYKPDLTVIVTDPHRAGHELSYYAGEINLRNADVVVINKMDSASMEDTQIVRDSIAKVNPDAIVVDAASPISVDKPEIIKGKRVLAIEDGPTLTHGEMKYGAAIVAARKFGAKELVDPRPFAVGKMAKTYEIYPNIGTLLPAMGYGDEQLKDLQETINRSDAEAVIIGTPIDLSRIIKIDKPNTRVYYDLQEIGRPNLEEVIDEFVEKYELKLEEVAG
- a CDS encoding clan AA aspartic protease, translating into MGKVTEKIKLTSLKDIHAVEFGIKNKKDIRSVVVEGLADTGATLLVLPEDIAKKIGLKKYREAKVTYADNRQAKKGVARGIMIEILNRTTEVECVIEKEGTKTLIGQIPLEALDLYVDCKKGRLVPRPESPDMPMIDLF
- the rocD gene encoding ornithine--oxo-acid transaminase: MVSTEAIALEEHYGAHNYRSLPVVLCKGEGVFVWDTEGKRYYDFLSAYSALNQGHCHPKIIRAMTEQAQKLTLTSRAFYNDCLGEYEKYVTEYFGYDKVLPMNTGAEGVETALKLARKWGYQKKGIAENKAKIIVCENNFHGRTITIISASNDPDARNDFGPFTPGIVSIPYNNVDALAKELEDANVTAFLVEPIQGEAGVLVPDEGYISKTHALCKEKNVLFIADEVQTGIARTGKRLACDHENIKPDVLILGKAISGGLYPVSAVLADDDIMLCIKPNEHGSTFGGNPVACKVAIAALEVVEEERLAENADHLGKIMRNELSKIDSPMITTVRGKGLLNAIVIKPTNGKVAWDVCLALKDNGLLAKPTHDDIIRFAPPLIMTEEQLMECVEIIKKTILSF
- the argF gene encoding ornithine carbamoyltransferase; this encodes MINNLKKRNFVKLLDYIPQEIKFLLDLSAELKKEKHSGNEQQRLKGKNIALIFEKSSTRTRCAFEVAAYDQGAHVTYLGPTGSQIGHKESMKDTARVLGRMYDGIEYRGFGQEIVEVLAEYAGVPVWNGLTDEFHPTQVLADLLTMKEHSQKSLDQIKFCFLGDARNNMGNSLMIGAAKMGMDFRAAAPQNLQPDEKLVVQAREISKQTGAKILLTDDVKTAVKDCDFLYTDVWLSLGEPAEAWAERIKLLKPYQVNKQVLEMTGNPGVKFLHCLPAFHNHETKIGEEIYQKFGLEAMEVTDDVFESDASIVFDEAENRVHTAKAVMVVTLGTL